The following proteins come from a genomic window of Pseudomonas sp. WJP1:
- a CDS encoding HepT-like ribonuclease domain-containing protein, whose translation MNENRLADYLGHMQQAAMDACGFIEGLDKVEFQEDKRTQQAVIMSLIIIGEAATKVMDGYAEFIQSHTQVPWRSMRGMRNRIAHGYFDINLDLVWETVKTALPELLTQLPTVIQDAEDKNPPKDKPC comes from the coding sequence ATGAATGAAAATCGCCTGGCTGATTACCTCGGACACATGCAACAGGCCGCAATGGATGCCTGTGGCTTCATAGAGGGTCTGGATAAAGTCGAGTTCCAGGAAGACAAGCGTACGCAGCAAGCCGTCATTATGAGCCTCATCATCATAGGAGAGGCCGCGACAAAGGTAATGGACGGTTACGCCGAGTTCATCCAGTCACACACCCAAGTGCCGTGGCGCAGCATGCGTGGGATGCGTAACCGAATTGCTCATGGTTACTTCGACATCAACCTTGATCTCGTATGGGAGACGGTTAAAACGGCATTGCCTGAGCTGTTGACTCAGCTCCCCACGGTTATCCAGGACGCCGAAGACAAAAATCCACCAAAAGACAAACCATGCTAA
- a CDS encoding nucleotidyltransferase family protein, with protein MRPSLALELKRNAIRETVSRFPVTNPRVFGSVLRGTDLDGSDLDLLVDTLPGTTLFDLGGLQVELESLLGIHVDLLTPTDLPSKFRGQVLAEAKPV; from the coding sequence ATGCGCCCTTCACTCGCTCTAGAACTCAAGCGAAATGCCATTCGTGAAACGGTGAGCCGCTTTCCCGTGACTAATCCACGTGTCTTCGGTTCCGTGCTGCGCGGTACCGACCTGGATGGCAGTGACCTCGACCTGCTGGTCGATACGCTACCCGGCACAACATTGTTTGATCTGGGCGGTTTGCAAGTCGAACTGGAGTCACTTCTTGGCATCCATGTTGACCTGTTGACCCCCACCGATTTGCCGTCGAAGTTCCGAGGCCAGGTCCTCGCAGAGGCCAAGCCGGTATGA
- a CDS encoding metallothionein, which yields MTDEKSKCDCPKCNCKLGEHPIVRHGKHYCCEACAKHHEHGEECAHEGCKCAH from the coding sequence ATGACCGATGAGAAAAGCAAGTGTGACTGTCCGAAATGCAACTGCAAGCTCGGCGAACATCCGATCGTGCGTCACGGCAAGCATTACTGCTGTGAAGCCTGCGCCAAGCACCACGAGCACGGCGAAGAGTGCGCCCACGAAGGCTGCAAGTGTGCCCACTGA
- a CDS encoding DUF6555 family protein, translating to MNNAKLFVIEYTLHGVPKSFIIRLDKMDNAEAWHWASCDAGVGRIPRFGREKVQKTSKPMAEKFGVENVKWRPAG from the coding sequence ATGAACAACGCAAAACTGTTCGTCATTGAATACACTCTTCATGGCGTCCCCAAGTCGTTCATCATCCGCCTGGACAAGATGGACAACGCGGAGGCCTGGCATTGGGCGAGCTGCGACGCGGGGGTCGGAAGAATCCCTCGCTTTGGCCGTGAAAAAGTGCAAAAGACCAGCAAACCGATGGCGGAAAAATTCGGCGTGGAAAACGTCAAGTGGCGGCCGGCCGGTTAG